In Denticeps clupeoides chromosome 1, fDenClu1.1, whole genome shotgun sequence, a single window of DNA contains:
- the LOC114797998 gene encoding keratinocyte-associated protein 3-like isoform X2, with the protein MCGFDRQKGPGRLMKKGITLILVGHINFILGAIVHGSILRHISKPNREITTEYTATNIISVTSGLLSIVSGIVAILVSRNLSVQKLHICLLISSFLNALLSAACAVGLLLAISLTIAADGDVLMKGCNSTGVPISARSPVSVDCPFDSTRIFDTTLALWFPCVLLASVEAGLSIWCFLVGLTLRGIGPYAETYVREQLEEGEGLATRRKRGSDFSLQGEHA; encoded by the exons ATGTGCGGCTTCG ACAGGCAGAAAGGGCCGGGCCGGCTGATGAAGAAGGGGATCACGCTCATCCTGGTGGGCCACATCAACTTCATCTTGGGGGCGATCGTGCACGGCAGCATTTTACGTCACATCTCCAAACCCAACCGAGAAATAACGACGGAGTACACCGCCACCAACATCATTTCCGTGACTTCTGGGCTGCTG AGCATCGTATCAGGAATCGTGGCGATACTGGTGTCTAGAAATCTGTCCGTCCAGAAGTTG CACATCTGCCTGCTGATCAGCTCCTTCCTGAACGCCCTGCTGTCAGCGGCCTGCGCCGTGGGGCTGCTCCTGGCCATCAGCCTCACCATTGCGGCTGACGGAGACGTGCTGATGAAGGGCTGCAACTCCACCGGGGTGCCCATCAGCGCCCGCTCCCCCGTCTCCGTCGACTGCCCGTTTGACAGCACGCGCATCTTC GACACCACCCTTGCTCTGTGGTTCCCCTGTGTGCTGCTGGCGTCTGTGGAGGCCGGACTGTCCATCTGGTGTTTTTTAGTGGGACTCACTCTCAGAGGCATCGGGCCGTACGCCGAAACATACGTTCGAGAGCAG TTAGAGGAAGGAGAGGGTCTGGCCACAAGGAGGAAACGAGGCTCGGACTTCTCTCTTCAAGGAGAACATGCGTAG
- the LOC114797998 gene encoding keratinocyte-associated protein 3-like isoform X1, translating into MCGFDRQKGPGRLMKKGITLILVGHINFILGAIVHGSILRHISKPNREITTEYTATNIISVTSGLLSIVSGIVAILVSRNLSVQKLHICLLISSFLNALLSAACAVGLLLAISLTIAADGDVLMKGCNSTGVPISARSPVSVDCPFDSTRIFDTTLALWFPCVLLASVEAGLSIWCFLVGLTLRGIGPYAETYVREQVRSVRISTKRRYCQKSSNLCLAVRGRRGSGHKEETRLGLLSSRRTCVVSEERQVGVDPIVRTVVVFRKG; encoded by the exons ATGTGCGGCTTCG ACAGGCAGAAAGGGCCGGGCCGGCTGATGAAGAAGGGGATCACGCTCATCCTGGTGGGCCACATCAACTTCATCTTGGGGGCGATCGTGCACGGCAGCATTTTACGTCACATCTCCAAACCCAACCGAGAAATAACGACGGAGTACACCGCCACCAACATCATTTCCGTGACTTCTGGGCTGCTG AGCATCGTATCAGGAATCGTGGCGATACTGGTGTCTAGAAATCTGTCCGTCCAGAAGTTG CACATCTGCCTGCTGATCAGCTCCTTCCTGAACGCCCTGCTGTCAGCGGCCTGCGCCGTGGGGCTGCTCCTGGCCATCAGCCTCACCATTGCGGCTGACGGAGACGTGCTGATGAAGGGCTGCAACTCCACCGGGGTGCCCATCAGCGCCCGCTCCCCCGTCTCCGTCGACTGCCCGTTTGACAGCACGCGCATCTTC GACACCACCCTTGCTCTGTGGTTCCCCTGTGTGCTGCTGGCGTCTGTGGAGGCCGGACTGTCCATCTGGTGTTTTTTAGTGGGACTCACTCTCAGAGGCATCGGGCCGTACGCCGAAACATACGTTCGAGAGCAGGTAAGATCTGTTCGTATTTCCACGAAGCGACGTTACTGCCAAAAATCTTCAAATCTGTGTTTGGCAGTTAGAGGAAGGAGAGGGTCTGGCCACAAGGAGGAAACGAGGCTCGGACTTCTCTCTTCAAGGAGAACATGCGTAGTGAGCGAGGAGCGTCAGGTGGGCGTCGATCCCATTGTTCGG aCTGTTGTTGTCTTCAGAAAAGGATGA
- the LOC114794689 gene encoding extensin-like: protein MSGEDRPETRRRAQASRRLGYTHLPTTPTHLHPTTPLHPLSTPLHPPPIYTHPPNTQLYPPSTRYTHPPIYTHLPPRYTQQRHYTHLHPSTTTFHSSTPPPTPLHHYTHHLHSPSHLHQPSIYTHHPAISTFHPLHPPSTLLHPPQPVFTHLPYTPTSNHTATPTSNHLHPPPTTPLNPPPLIYTHHPATPTSNHPATPTSNHPTQPIYTHLPSTPTPLHPPPSIYTHPTTPLHPPPSYTHLPSTPTYHPTTPNSTHHPAIPTSDQATPTFHLHQPIYTQPPRYTHFTHRYTHLPSTPIHPTPSYTHLPPRYTHHPSTPTYHPLHPTTPLHPPPPIYNHLPSTPTFHSSTPTTHAATPTSRYTHHLHSPPIYTHLPSTPTTQLYLPSTPYSHLPPCYTHLNPSSPTSHLHPPSLTMG from the exons ATGTCCGGCGAGGACCGACCAGAGACGCGGAGACGGGCACAAGCGAGCAGGAGACTCG GCTACACCCACCTTCCAACTACACCAACCCATCTACACCCAACCACCCCGTTACACCCACTTTCCACACCGCTACACCCACCTCCCATctacacccacccacccaacacCCAGCTATACCCACCTTCCACCCGctacacccacccacccatctaCACCCACCTACCACCCCGCTACACCCAACAACGCCACTACACCCACCTCCACCCATCTACAACCACCTTCCACTCATCTACACCACCACCCACGCCACTACACCACTACACACACCATCTACACTCACCCTCCCATCTACACCAACCTTCCATCTACACCCACCACCCAGCTATATCTACCTTCCACCCCCTACACCCACCTTCCACCCTGCTACACCCACCTCAACCCGTCTTCACCCACCTCCCATATACACCCACCTCCAACCACACCGCTACACCCACCTCCAACCATTTACACCCACCACCAACCACCCCGCTAAACCCACCACCACTCATTTACACCCACCACCCAGCTACACCGACCTCCAACCACCCCGCTACACCCACCTCCAACCAC CCAACTCAGCCCATCTACACCCACCTCCCATCTACACCCACACCACTACACCCACCACCATCCATCTACACCCACCCTACTACGCCGCTACACCCACCACCCAGCTACACCCACCTTCCATCTACACCCACCTACCACCCCACTACACCCAACTCCACCCACCACCCTGCTATACCCACCTCCGACCAGGCTACACCCACCTTCCATCTACACCAACCCATCTACACCCAACCACCCCGCTACACCCACTTTACACACCGCTACACCCACCTCCCGTCTACACCCATCCACCCAACACCCAGCTACACCCACCTTCCACCCCGCTACACCCACCACCCATCTACACCCACCTACCACCCGCTACACCCAACAACGCCACTACACCCACCTCCACCCATCTACAACCACCTTCCATCTACACCCACCTTCCACTCATCTACACCCACCACCCATGCCGCTACACCTACCTCCCGCTACACACACCATCTACACTCACCTCCCATCTACACCCACCTTCCATCTACACCCACCACCCAGCTATATCTACCTTCCACCCCCTACAGCCACCTTCCACCCTGCTACACCCACCTCAACCCATCTTCACCCACCTCCCATCTACACCCACCCTCGCTGACGATGGGATGA